The Immundisolibacter cernigliae genome has a window encoding:
- the apaG gene encoding Co2+/Mg2+ efflux protein ApaG: MNAPHDPNEPRPHNIAVQVRTHYLAEQSIPLQGRYAFAYTVTITNRGTLPARLVARHWIITDAGDNTQEVRGLGVIGQHPHLAPGESFTYTSGTMLDTPTGLMHGSYQMVGDDGVEFDAPIPPFHLAAPNSLH, from the coding sequence ATGAACGCTCCGCATGACCCCAACGAGCCCCGGCCGCACAACATCGCGGTGCAGGTGCGAACGCACTATCTGGCCGAGCAGTCGATCCCGCTGCAGGGTCGCTACGCCTTTGCCTACACGGTGACCATCACCAATCGCGGCACGCTGCCGGCGCGGCTGGTGGCGCGCCACTGGATCATCACCGACGCCGGGGACAACACGCAGGAAGTGCGCGGCCTGGGCGTGATCGGCCAGCATCCGCACCTGGCGCCGGGCGAGTCGTTCACCTACACCAGCGGCACCATGCTCGACACGCCGACCGGCCTGATGCACGGCAGCTACCAGATGGTGGGCGACGACGGCGTTGAGTTCGACGCGCCGATTCCGCCGTTTCACCTGGCGGCGCCCAACAGCCTGCACTAG
- a CDS encoding 2Fe-2S iron-sulfur cluster binding domain-containing protein produces the protein MPQRTILITDSGETFPCAEDQSVLHGMSRLGRKGIPQGCYGGGCGVCKIQVLSGRYHTRKMSRDQVTAEEEQAGYALACRTFADEDLTLRVVGKLHKALTR, from the coding sequence ATGCCGCAGCGCACCATCCTGATCACCGACAGCGGCGAGACCTTTCCCTGTGCCGAAGACCAGTCCGTCCTGCACGGCATGAGCCGCCTGGGCCGCAAGGGCATTCCTCAGGGCTGCTACGGCGGCGGCTGCGGCGTGTGCAAGATTCAGGTGCTCAGCGGCCGCTACCACACGCGCAAGATGAGCCGCGACCAAGTCACGGCCGAGGAAGAACAGGCCGGCTACGCGCTGGCCTGCCGCACCTTTGCCGACGAAGACCTCACGCTGCGCGTGGTGGGTAAGCTGCACAAGGCGTTGACGCGCTGA
- the thiS gene encoding sulfur carrier protein ThiS, with translation MEILVNGQPRTVRDELTVAGLVAELGLAGKRLAVEVNRDIVPRGEHAARALHDGDRIEIIHAIGGG, from the coding sequence GTGGAAATTCTGGTGAACGGGCAGCCGCGCACGGTTCGCGACGAGCTGACGGTGGCGGGTCTGGTGGCGGAGCTGGGTCTGGCCGGCAAGCGCCTGGCGGTCGAAGTCAACCGCGATATCGTGCCGCGCGGCGAGCACGCGGCGCGCGCGCTGCACGACGGCGACCGCATCGAGATCATCCACGCCATTGGCGGTGGCTGA
- a CDS encoding ABC transporter substrate-binding protein has protein sequence MARTIWYTRCPVPTASGIAYQRKLFDSEFVGTDCEVRNIKELGRANSDTHFAHTLEDSFREGGGSPPVWARSRGADTSLLGISFVEETLGLFVRADDPIHSVRDLAGKRLALPVWPRLVMNFFRFAAKKAFVSALELHGLHEADAAFTDVVETGDHYQLLNPGFADAEARQIPSYYNCQMQALLDGKVDAFFAKGGEIAAMQRESGGGIRMLYNLIEAKPLWAKVNNATPRLLTVSNSLVRERPDMVIRYARTLLKAATWAAQPENKVAATAALALETGVTPADIDTYYTADLHQKLKPELSMRLIETLEIMKSFLHAHGFIENNFPTRDWLATDLLREAYAAEGIAWPD, from the coding sequence ATGGCCCGCACCATCTGGTACACCCGCTGCCCGGTGCCGACCGCGTCCGGCATCGCCTATCAGCGCAAGCTGTTCGACAGCGAATTCGTCGGCACCGACTGCGAAGTGCGCAACATCAAGGAGCTGGGCCGCGCCAACTCGGACACGCATTTCGCCCACACGCTGGAAGATTCATTCCGCGAGGGCGGCGGCTCGCCGCCGGTGTGGGCGCGCTCGCGCGGGGCGGATACGTCGCTGCTGGGCATCAGCTTCGTCGAGGAGACCTTGGGCCTGTTCGTGCGGGCGGATGACCCCATCCACTCGGTGCGGGATCTGGCCGGCAAGCGTCTGGCGCTGCCGGTGTGGCCCAGGCTGGTCATGAATTTCTTCCGCTTCGCGGCCAAAAAGGCATTCGTGTCGGCACTGGAACTGCACGGTCTGCACGAGGCGGATGCCGCGTTCACCGACGTGGTGGAAACCGGCGATCACTACCAGCTGCTGAACCCGGGCTTTGCGGATGCCGAGGCTCGGCAGATTCCGTCCTACTACAACTGCCAGATGCAGGCGCTGCTGGACGGCAAGGTGGATGCATTCTTCGCCAAGGGCGGCGAGATTGCCGCCATGCAGCGCGAGTCCGGCGGCGGCATCCGCATGCTGTACAACCTGATCGAGGCCAAGCCGCTGTGGGCCAAGGTCAACAACGCCACCCCACGCCTGCTGACGGTCAGCAATTCGCTGGTCCGCGAGCGGCCCGACATGGTGATCCGCTACGCCCGCACGCTGCTGAAGGCCGCCACCTGGGCGGCGCAGCCCGAGAACAAGGTCGCGGCGACAGCAGCCCTGGCGCTGGAAACCGGTGTCACTCCGGCAGACATCGACACCTACTACACCGCCGATTTGCACCAGAAGCTGAAGCCCGAACTGAGCATGCGCCTGATCGAGACGCTGGAGATCATGAAAAGCTTCCTGCACGCGCACGGCTTCATCGAAAACAATTTCCCGACCCGCGACTGGCTGGCCACCGACCTGCTGCGCGAGGCGTATGCGGCCGAAGGCATCGCCTGGCCGGACTGA
- a CDS encoding flavin reductase family protein, translating into MNSPLDPKALRQVFGQFCTGVTVVCATDTQGRRYGITVNSFSSLSLDPPLALFALIRESETLKVIEAAGAFSINILAENQQDISNRLAKKGGPEKMDGVLTHPGVTGAPIVEGSIGHMDCTLRNSYDGGDHVILVGQIEQAAVGEPLPPLLYFRSAYKTVAD; encoded by the coding sequence ATGAATAGCCCGCTCGACCCCAAGGCCCTGCGCCAGGTGTTCGGCCAGTTTTGCACCGGGGTCACGGTGGTGTGCGCCACCGACACGCAAGGCCGCCGCTACGGCATCACCGTCAACTCCTTCAGCTCGCTGTCGCTGGACCCGCCGCTGGCGCTGTTCGCGCTGATCCGGGAGTCCGAGACCCTGAAGGTCATCGAGGCCGCCGGCGCCTTCAGCATCAACATCCTGGCCGAAAACCAGCAGGACATCTCGAACCGCCTGGCCAAGAAGGGCGGACCGGAGAAGATGGACGGCGTCCTCACCCATCCGGGCGTCACCGGCGCACCGATCGTCGAGGGCTCGATCGGCCACATGGACTGCACGCTGCGCAACAGTTACGACGGCGGCGACCACGTGATCCTGGTTGGCCAGATCGAACAGGCCGCAGTTGGCGAGCCGCTGCCGCCGCTGCTGTACTTTCGCAGTGCCTACAAGACCGTGGCGGACTGA
- a CDS encoding thymidylate synthase yields MQQYLDLMRTVLERGTRKSDRTGTGTLSLFGHQSRYDLSAGFPLLTTKKLHVKSIIHELLWFLRGDTNIAYLKQYGVSIWDEWADADGNLGPVYGYQWRSWPDYGGGHIDQISAVIDRIRRDPDSRRLLVSAWNPAQVDAMRLPPCHVLFQFYVADGRLSCQLYQRSADIFLGVPFNIASYALLTQMVAHVTGLAPGEFIHTLGDAHLYLNHLDQAREQLARTPRALPQMRIRRPVESIFDLSYEDFDLLDYDPLPRIAAPVAV; encoded by the coding sequence ATGCAGCAATACCTCGATCTGATGCGCACCGTGCTGGAACGGGGTACGCGCAAATCCGACCGCACCGGCACCGGCACCCTGAGCCTGTTCGGCCACCAGTCGCGCTACGACCTGTCGGCCGGCTTTCCGCTGCTGACCACCAAGAAGCTGCACGTCAAATCCATCATCCACGAGCTGCTGTGGTTCCTGCGCGGCGACACCAACATCGCCTACCTGAAACAGTACGGCGTGAGCATCTGGGACGAATGGGCGGACGCTGACGGCAACCTTGGCCCGGTCTACGGCTACCAGTGGCGCTCGTGGCCGGATTACGGCGGCGGCCACATCGACCAGATCAGCGCCGTCATCGATCGCATCCGGCGCGACCCGGACTCGCGCCGCCTGCTGGTCAGCGCCTGGAACCCGGCGCAGGTGGACGCCATGCGTCTGCCGCCGTGCCATGTCCTGTTCCAGTTCTATGTGGCCGACGGCCGGCTGTCGTGCCAGCTGTACCAGCGCAGCGCGGACATTTTTCTGGGCGTGCCGTTCAACATCGCCTCCTACGCGCTGCTGACGCAAATGGTGGCGCACGTCACGGGCCTCGCGCCCGGCGAGTTCATCCACACCCTGGGCGATGCGCACCTTTACCTGAATCACCTTGATCAGGCGCGCGAACAACTCGCCCGCACCCCGCGGGCGTTGCCGCAAATGCGCATTCGCCGGCCGGTGGAGTCGATCTTCGACCTGAGCTACGAAGACTTCGATCTGCTGGATTACGACCCGCTGCCGCGCATCGCCGCCCCGGTCGCCGTGTGA
- a CDS encoding VOC family protein: MTAGLELAYLGFEVSDLPGWEALLTSVIGMTGNGVNADGSRGYRMDECEQRLFLRPGSQDDVAAVGLAALNRGEFDAALGRLKAAGVAVHKGDDSACRARHVTELVSFSDPSGNPLELCLGQRVAATAFASSVMPGGFVTGDMGMGHIVLVTQDLEPTLRFYTDVIGMAVSDRGAEEWAGLTIEAVFLHCNRRHHSIALGAGIPPVKRTAHFEMHVPDIDAVGLAWDRARAAGVEITHLPGRHTDDVFSFYGRTPSGFEWEIGTGGYDVGPNWRQRHLTRFTAWGHQPPAS, translated from the coding sequence ATGACCGCCGGACTGGAACTTGCTTATCTGGGTTTCGAGGTATCCGACCTGCCCGGCTGGGAGGCTTTGCTGACCAGTGTCATCGGCATGACCGGCAACGGCGTCAACGCTGACGGCTCGCGCGGCTACCGCATGGACGAGTGCGAACAGCGGCTGTTCCTGCGTCCCGGCAGCCAGGACGACGTGGCGGCGGTGGGCCTGGCGGCCCTCAACCGCGGCGAATTCGATGCCGCGCTGGGCCGCCTGAAGGCCGCCGGGGTGGCCGTGCACAAGGGTGACGACAGCGCCTGCCGCGCCCGTCACGTGACCGAACTGGTCAGCTTCAGCGACCCGTCCGGCAATCCGCTGGAACTGTGTCTGGGCCAGCGCGTGGCGGCGACGGCGTTTGCCTCATCGGTCATGCCAGGCGGCTTTGTGACCGGCGACATGGGCATGGGCCACATCGTTCTGGTGACGCAGGATCTGGAGCCGACGCTGCGTTTCTATACCGACGTGATCGGCATGGCCGTGTCGGACCGCGGCGCCGAAGAATGGGCGGGGCTGACCATCGAGGCAGTGTTCCTGCACTGCAACCGCCGCCATCATTCGATTGCACTGGGCGCCGGCATTCCGCCGGTCAAGCGCACCGCGCATTTCGAGATGCACGTGCCGGACATCGACGCCGTGGGTTTGGCCTGGGATCGCGCGCGCGCCGCCGGGGTGGAAATCACCCACCTGCCCGGCCGCCATACGGACGACGTGTTCTCCTTCTACGGCCGCACGCCGTCGGGTTTCGAGTGGGAGATCGGCACCGGCGGCTACGATGTTGGCCCCAACTGGCGTCAGCGGCATCTGACGCGCTTCACCGCCTGGGGACATCAGCCGCCGGCGAGCTGA
- a CDS encoding thiazole synthase, whose translation MTALNDEPLRIGARTFTSRLLVGTGKYKDLDQTARAIDMSGAQIVTVAVRRVNIGQDPSQPNLLDVLPADRYTILPNTAGCHTAEEAVRTCRLARELLDGHNLVKLEVLADHKTLYPDVTETLVAAKTLIADGFEVMVYTSDDPILAQRFEAMGCVAVMPLAAPIGSGLGIRNPYNLHLILEQATVPILVDAGVGTASDAAIAMELGCDGVLMNTAIAGATDPVLMASAMRKAIEAGREAFLAGRIPRKLYASASSPLDGLFFG comes from the coding sequence ATGACCGCACTCAACGACGAACCGCTGCGCATCGGCGCCCGTACCTTCACCTCGCGCCTGCTGGTCGGTACCGGCAAGTACAAGGACCTGGATCAGACCGCCCGCGCCATCGACATGAGCGGCGCGCAGATCGTCACCGTCGCCGTGCGGCGGGTGAACATCGGCCAGGACCCGAGTCAGCCGAACCTGCTCGATGTGCTGCCAGCGGACCGCTACACCATCCTGCCCAACACCGCCGGCTGCCACACGGCCGAGGAGGCCGTGCGCACCTGCCGCCTGGCGCGCGAGCTGCTGGACGGCCATAACCTGGTGAAGCTGGAAGTGCTGGCCGATCACAAGACGCTGTACCCGGACGTGACCGAGACGCTGGTGGCCGCCAAAACCCTGATCGCCGACGGCTTCGAGGTCATGGTCTACACCTCCGACGACCCGATCCTGGCCCAGCGCTTCGAGGCCATGGGCTGCGTGGCGGTGATGCCACTGGCGGCGCCGATCGGCTCCGGCCTTGGCATTCGCAACCCCTACAACCTGCACCTGATCCTGGAGCAGGCGACGGTGCCGATCCTGGTCGACGCCGGCGTGGGCACGGCCAGCGACGCGGCCATCGCCATGGAACTGGGCTGCGACGGCGTGCTCATGAACACGGCCATCGCCGGCGCCACGGATCCGGTGCTGATGGCCAGCGCCATGCGCAAGGCCATCGAGGCCGGCCGCGAGGCATTCCTCGCCGGGCGCATCCCGCGCAAGCTGTATGCATCGGCTTCGTCGCCGCTGGACGGCCTCTTTTTTGGCTGA
- a CDS encoding dihydrofolate reductase: MTVPVEVVLVVAVAQGGVIGRDGTLPWHLPADLKHFRELTLGRPVIMGRATYESIGKPLPQRLNIVLSRQAGFAPPGVQVVGTLDEAYRLAAAHGGPAMVIGGANVYAQALADAGTVELTQIHAAFPGDTHLPPLGADWHEVARLDHPADARNAHPYSFVTYRRG; the protein is encoded by the coding sequence GTGACGGTGCCGGTCGAGGTGGTGCTGGTGGTGGCGGTGGCGCAAGGCGGCGTCATCGGCCGCGATGGCACGCTGCCCTGGCATCTGCCGGCGGACCTGAAGCACTTTCGCGAGCTGACGCTGGGCCGGCCCGTCATCATGGGCCGGGCAACCTACGAGTCAATCGGCAAGCCGCTGCCGCAGCGTTTGAACATCGTGCTCAGCCGGCAGGCCGGTTTTGCGCCGCCGGGCGTGCAGGTGGTCGGCACCCTGGACGAAGCCTACCGCCTGGCGGCGGCGCATGGCGGACCGGCGATGGTGATCGGCGGCGCAAACGTGTATGCCCAGGCGCTGGCCGACGCCGGCACGGTCGAACTCACCCAGATTCACGCCGCCTTCCCCGGCGATACCCACCTGCCGCCGCTGGGCGCCGACTGGCACGAAGTTGCGCGCCTGGATCACCCAGCCGACGCGCGCAACGCGCACCCATACAGCTTCGTCACCTACCGCCGCGGCTGA
- a CDS encoding tetratricopeptide repeat protein, whose product MRPVPANTPALRHQEDATVGNSRQMLLATVMAAVAAWSLAASAGELEDGIAAFEKHDFNTAVRLIEPLAEQGNIEAEYFMGTFYMYGHGVAMDPPQATVWFKRAFGHWETQARAGDPAAMVEVAGMLTSGLGVDRDDKAAAEWLRKAGDLGYPEAWAELGGLYVEGAGVPKDVAEGERLLKKASSAGSVRASEMLAALSKRVEPASF is encoded by the coding sequence ATGCGGCCCGTGCCGGCCAACACGCCGGCGCTGCGCCATCAGGAGGATGCCACCGTGGGTAATAGTCGTCAGATGTTGCTGGCCACCGTCATGGCCGCCGTTGCCGCCTGGTCGCTGGCCGCGAGCGCCGGTGAGCTCGAAGACGGCATCGCCGCTTTCGAGAAGCACGATTTCAACACCGCCGTGCGCCTGATCGAGCCGCTGGCCGAGCAGGGCAATATCGAGGCGGAATATTTCATGGGCACTTTCTATATGTACGGCCACGGGGTGGCCATGGACCCGCCGCAGGCCACGGTGTGGTTCAAGCGCGCCTTTGGGCATTGGGAAACGCAGGCGCGCGCCGGCGATCCGGCGGCGATGGTGGAGGTGGCGGGCATGCTGACCTCGGGTCTGGGCGTCGATCGTGACGACAAGGCCGCCGCCGAGTGGCTGCGCAAGGCCGGCGATCTGGGCTATCCCGAAGCCTGGGCGGAGTTGGGCGGGCTGTACGTGGAAGGGGCCGGCGTGCCCAAGGATGTGGCCGAAGGCGAGAGGCTGCTGAAAAAAGCCTCCAGCGCCGGTAGTGTGCGCGCGAGCGAGATGCTGGCCGCCTTGTCCAAACGGGTCGAACCGGCCAGCTTCTGA
- a CDS encoding sulfite exporter TauE/SafE family protein has translation MILLAYLAVGVLAGLIAGMLGLGGGVVIVPALALVFPLLGIPSEVLMHLAIGTSLAVIVPTSMSSTYAHYRRGAVDLPLVRRLLPGLAVGAVLGGWLADKLPSALLSRVFGVFVICVATQIFFNATAPGRRPLPGTAGLLATGTVIGTLSTLLGIGGGSLTVPFLNYCRVDMRRAVATSSACGLVLGVIGAAVFLWAGRDHAGLPAGAIGYLYLPAFIGIAGASVLTAPLGARLAHSLPVVTLKRLFAVFLGTAGLRMLDVLRF, from the coding sequence GTGATCCTGCTTGCTTACCTTGCGGTCGGCGTGCTGGCAGGGCTGATCGCCGGCATGCTGGGTCTGGGCGGCGGTGTGGTGATCGTGCCGGCGCTGGCGCTGGTGTTTCCGCTGCTGGGCATTCCGTCCGAGGTGCTGATGCACCTGGCGATCGGCACCTCGCTGGCGGTGATCGTGCCGACCTCGATGTCGTCCACCTATGCGCACTACCGGCGCGGCGCCGTGGATCTGCCGCTGGTGCGCCGGCTGCTGCCGGGTCTGGCGGTGGGCGCGGTGCTGGGTGGTTGGCTGGCGGACAAATTACCCAGCGCGCTGCTCAGCCGCGTGTTCGGGGTATTCGTGATTTGCGTGGCGACGCAGATTTTCTTCAACGCCACCGCGCCCGGTCGTCGGCCGCTGCCGGGCACCGCCGGTCTGCTGGCCACAGGCACCGTGATCGGCACCCTGTCGACGTTGCTCGGCATCGGCGGCGGCAGCCTGACGGTGCCGTTTCTGAACTACTGCCGGGTGGACATGCGCCGGGCGGTAGCCACCTCGTCGGCCTGCGGTCTGGTGCTGGGAGTGATCGGGGCGGCGGTGTTCCTGTGGGCGGGGCGCGATCATGCGGGGCTGCCGGCCGGCGCCATCGGTTATCTGTATCTGCCGGCGTTCATCGGTATCGCGGGGGCATCGGTGCTGACCGCGCCGCTGGGTGCGCGCCTGGCACACAGCCTGCCGGTGGTGACACTCAAGCGCCTCTTTGCCGTGTTTCTGGGGACGGCGGGCCTGCGCATGCTCGACGTGCTGAGGTTCTGA
- a CDS encoding SRPBCC family protein, with translation MSKATVTETIDVNASPDEAWALVGDFGGLVGWFPAVTESTVEGSGVGALRHLTMPDGNQLTERQEARDDAARCYEYVVIAGALPCTDYRSRLAVSPAGSGARITWTAEFLPLKDAPVDAVAFITSIYQGGLAGAKAVLEG, from the coding sequence ATGAGCAAGGCGACGGTGACCGAAACCATTGACGTGAACGCATCCCCGGACGAGGCCTGGGCGCTGGTCGGCGATTTCGGCGGCCTGGTCGGCTGGTTTCCGGCGGTGACCGAAAGCACCGTCGAGGGCAGCGGTGTGGGCGCGCTGCGCCACCTGACCATGCCCGACGGGAATCAGCTGACCGAGCGCCAGGAGGCGCGCGACGATGCCGCCCGTTGTTACGAGTACGTGGTCATCGCCGGTGCGCTGCCGTGCACCGACTATCGGTCGCGGCTGGCGGTGAGCCCGGCCGGCAGCGGGGCGCGGATCACCTGGACCGCCGAGTTCCTGCCGCTGAAGGACGCGCCGGTGGACGCGGTGGCCTTCATCACCAGCATCTATCAGGGCGGGCTGGCCGGCGCCAAGGCAGTGCTCGAAGGTTAG
- a CDS encoding GGDEF domain-containing response regulator: MAGQAAGPIVTAAGVVPGQTYRVVVVGNTWASARNGPDAPRQNDGDKLKAGARVADGHPSKSDVMDNDLRTVLLVSDCAADAMLIRKALATSVDEEWTLQQVNRISDGIDRLYRPGIVAVLLDLFLPDSQGIKTFEMVFRAARRVPILILSSAEDPVVARQAIQLGAQDQLLKNHLDAYWLPRILRSVIERHTNEQAASVLTDRAQATLNSIGDAVLSTDLAGNVTYLSPIAEDMTGWTDAEATGHSVVEVFRIVDGITREAAPNPLQQAIQEDKPVGLTANCVLVRRDGTEYAIEDSAAPIHDAAGKTSGAVIVFRDVTAARAKAQHMAYLAHHDALTNLPNRVLLGDRIENAISLARRHGNQGAVLFLDLDGFKQINDFLGHLVGDKLLQSVAQRLLTCVRGSDTVSRQGGDEFVVLLSEIQHAGDAGLSAQKMLIALAAPHTIAGSDIRISVSIGISLFPEEGHAATATALIRCADAAMYHAKNEGRNNYQFFRQGMKAGGRSPRLPEQQAARRPKAKKARAVLPVTHPARPCAD; this comes from the coding sequence GTGGCAGGCCAGGCTGCCGGCCCGATCGTCACCGCGGCCGGTGTGGTGCCCGGCCAGACGTACCGCGTGGTGGTCGTCGGCAACACGTGGGCTAGCGCACGGAACGGGCCCGATGCCCCGCGCCAGAATGACGGCGACAAACTGAAAGCCGGCGCTCGTGTGGCAGACGGACACCCCTCGAAATCCGACGTCATGGACAACGACCTTCGCACCGTACTGCTTGTCTCGGACTGCGCCGCTGATGCGATGCTCATTCGCAAGGCCTTGGCCACGTCGGTTGATGAAGAATGGACGCTGCAACAGGTCAACCGGATTTCAGACGGCATTGACCGTTTGTACAGACCCGGAATCGTCGCGGTGTTGCTTGACCTGTTCCTGCCCGACAGTCAGGGCATAAAGACCTTCGAGATGGTGTTCAGGGCCGCGCGGCGGGTTCCGATACTGATTCTGAGCAGCGCCGAAGATCCTGTGGTAGCCCGGCAAGCCATTCAGCTTGGCGCGCAGGATCAGCTCCTGAAGAATCACCTTGACGCGTACTGGTTGCCGCGCATTCTGCGCAGCGTGATCGAGCGTCACACCAACGAGCAGGCCGCGTCGGTCCTGACCGATCGCGCCCAGGCCACGCTGAACTCGATCGGCGATGCCGTGCTGAGCACCGATCTTGCGGGCAATGTGACGTATCTGAGTCCGATAGCCGAAGACATGACCGGCTGGACTGATGCGGAGGCAACCGGTCACTCGGTTGTCGAGGTATTCAGAATCGTTGATGGCATTACGCGCGAAGCGGCGCCCAATCCATTGCAGCAGGCAATCCAGGAAGACAAACCCGTGGGCCTGACCGCCAACTGCGTGCTGGTTCGGCGCGATGGAACGGAATATGCCATCGAAGATTCGGCCGCCCCCATCCATGATGCTGCTGGCAAGACCAGCGGTGCGGTAATCGTGTTTCGCGATGTGACTGCGGCACGCGCCAAGGCGCAACACATGGCTTACCTGGCCCATCACGACGCCCTGACCAATTTGCCGAACCGCGTATTGCTGGGCGACCGGATCGAAAATGCAATATCCCTGGCACGCCGTCATGGCAACCAGGGCGCCGTGCTGTTTCTGGACCTGGATGGATTCAAACAGATCAATGACTTTTTGGGCCACCTGGTGGGCGACAAACTGCTCCAGTCGGTGGCACAACGCCTGCTGACCTGCGTGCGCGGATCGGACACCGTAAGCCGGCAGGGCGGAGACGAATTTGTAGTCCTGCTGTCGGAAATCCAGCACGCCGGGGATGCCGGCCTGAGCGCCCAGAAGATGCTGATCGCCCTGGCAGCACCGCATACCATCGCCGGCTCCGACATTCGGATCAGCGTCAGTATCGGCATCAGCCTGTTTCCCGAGGAGGGACACGCGGCGACCGCTACGGCCTTGATCCGCTGCGCGGATGCCGCGATGTACCACGCCAAAAACGAAGGGCGAAACAACTACCAGTTTTTCAGGCAGGGCATGAAGGCAGGCGGACGTTCGCCGCGACTTCCCGAGCAGCAGGCGGCGCGCCGCCCCAAGGCGAAAAAGGCGCGAGCCGTCTTGCCAGTCACGCACCCGGCCCGACCCTGCGCCGACTAG
- the trmB gene encoding tRNA (guanosine(46)-N7)-methyltransferase TrmB yields the protein MTPGQRQALERLWPRYGLDLPDGAIDLDQAFGRQAPRTLEIGFGMGDALLALAAAHPERDFIGVEVYPPGIGSFLLRVEQAGLSNVRVICADAVEVLARHLPAASLDRLLVLFPDPWPKKRHHKRRLVNAPFLDLAARVLRSGGQLQIATDWADYAAAIGELLPACAAFTPAGSAPDEAGRPQTKYERRGQRLGHAIAEFVCRRR from the coding sequence ATGACGCCGGGCCAGCGCCAGGCGCTGGAACGCCTGTGGCCGCGCTATGGCCTGGACCTGCCGGATGGCGCAATCGATCTTGACCAGGCCTTCGGCCGGCAGGCGCCGCGTACGCTCGAAATCGGCTTTGGCATGGGCGATGCCCTGCTGGCGCTGGCGGCCGCGCATCCCGAACGGGACTTCATCGGCGTGGAGGTCTACCCGCCGGGCATCGGCAGCTTTTTGCTGCGCGTCGAGCAGGCGGGTCTGAGCAACGTGCGCGTGATCTGCGCCGATGCCGTCGAGGTGCTGGCGCGGCACCTGCCGGCGGCGAGCCTGGACCGCCTGCTGGTGCTGTTCCCGGATCCGTGGCCCAAGAAGCGCCACCACAAGCGCCGGCTGGTGAACGCGCCGTTTCTGGACCTCGCCGCGCGTGTCCTGCGCTCTGGTGGGCAGTTGCAGATCGCCACCGACTGGGCAGATTACGCCGCGGCCATCGGCGAGCTTCTGCCGGCCTGCGCCGCGTTCACCCCAGCCGGGTCGGCGCCGGATGAGGCCGGTCGGCCGCAGACCAAATACGAGCGCCGCGGCCAACGCCTGGGGCACGCGATTGCGGAGTTCGTGTGTCGGCGCCGCTAG